From Actinopolyspora lacussalsi, a single genomic window includes:
- a CDS encoding DNA polymerase-3 subunit beta (product_source=KO:K02338; cath_funfam=3.10.150.10; cog=COG0592; ko=KO:K02338; pfam=PF00712,PF02767,PF02768; smart=SM00480; superfamily=55979; tigrfam=TIGR00663), which produces MKIRLERDGLADAVAWVARSLPSRPPVPVLGGMLLDADEGKLTISGFDYEVSAQVGVDAEVETGGRTLVSGRLLADITKALPQRPVEITVDGSRVSITCGSSRFSLPTMPVEDYPQLPRMPELAGSVQGDSFSSAVAQVAVAAGKDETLPMLTGVRIEINNDQLTLVATDRFRLAMRELTWQPTESVEDTEVLVPARTLSESAKTLGGAGTTVELSLASSDGLLGLSGTTRRSTTRLLDAEFPPYRKLLPDEYSTSAVVDVGTLADAIKRVSLVAERGTQVRLEFSENALRLTAGGDDEGSAEEELPVEFEGEPLTIAFNPSYLQDGLSALKADRARMLFTTSSRPAVIKPAGEDGEVLPGYLYLLMPVRMPG; this is translated from the coding sequence ATGAAGATCCGTCTGGAACGTGACGGTCTCGCCGATGCTGTCGCCTGGGTCGCTCGTAGCCTGCCCTCACGCCCGCCGGTACCGGTGCTGGGTGGGATGCTGCTGGATGCCGACGAGGGCAAGCTGACCATCTCCGGTTTCGACTACGAGGTCTCGGCGCAGGTCGGTGTGGACGCTGAGGTGGAGACCGGCGGCAGGACGCTGGTCTCCGGCAGGCTGCTCGCCGACATCACCAAGGCGCTGCCGCAGCGCCCCGTCGAGATCACCGTCGACGGCTCCCGGGTGAGCATCACCTGCGGCAGTTCCCGCTTCAGCCTCCCCACCATGCCCGTGGAGGACTATCCACAGCTGCCGCGGATGCCCGAGCTCGCCGGCTCCGTGCAGGGTGACTCGTTCAGCTCGGCGGTGGCCCAGGTCGCCGTGGCCGCGGGCAAGGACGAGACGCTGCCCATGCTCACCGGCGTGCGGATCGAGATCAACAATGATCAGCTGACCCTGGTGGCCACCGACCGGTTCCGACTCGCGATGCGCGAGCTCACCTGGCAGCCCACCGAGTCCGTCGAGGACACCGAGGTGCTGGTTCCCGCACGCACCCTGTCCGAGTCGGCCAAGACACTGGGCGGCGCGGGCACCACCGTGGAACTGTCGCTGGCCTCCTCCGACGGGCTGCTCGGCCTGTCCGGAACCACCCGCCGCAGCACGACCAGGCTGCTGGACGCCGAGTTCCCGCCCTACCGCAAGCTGCTGCCCGACGAGTACTCCACCTCCGCCGTGGTCGACGTGGGGACGCTCGCCGACGCGATCAAGCGTGTCTCGCTGGTCGCCGAGCGCGGCACCCAGGTGCGGCTGGAGTTCTCCGAGAACGCGCTGCGCCTGACCGCGGGCGGTGACGACGAGGGCAGCGCCGAGGAGGAACTCCCGGTCGAGTTCGAGGGCGAGCCGCTGACCATCGCTTTCAACCCGAGCTACCTGCAGGACGGGCTTTCCGCGCTCAAGGCGGACCGGGCCCGCATGCTCTTCACGACTTCCAGCCGTCCCGCCGTGATCAAACCCGCGGGTGAGGACGGCGAGGTGCTTCCCGGGTATTTGTACCTGCTCATGCCGGTTCGGATGCCGGGCTGA